In the genome of Candidatus Electrothrix rattekaaiensis, the window TTTGATCAGGACGGAAAAAATTGTCTCAAGATGAGTGTCGTCGGTTCGTGTACCATCTAAAATAATTGTTTTGCTGCCGGATAGCTTGTAGCGGGAGCTAGTTCGTATACGGTTTATCAAATAATCTTTGTTTTGCGAGTGCATGCTGTTTCGCCATTTTTTTCCATTTTTTGCTGCTTACTTGCATAAACAGCCACCGCCATGCATCAAAGGAAATGAACGGTAAAGGTTTTTTTGCGATGAGTCGTACCGCTTTTTCAGGTATCGGACATCCCATTGCAATAGCATCAGCGGTAATATTAAGTGCTCGAATCACATAGAGAAGAGGAGGGCGCAAAGCTCCTCCTTTGAAGCCAGCGAGTGGCTGACCGCTGACCAGAGCTTCGCCTGCTCCCAGTGTGATTGCTCCGCTCCAAGTCATACCGCATTCGGTAGAAAAATTATGACAGATCGCCAAAGCCACAGCACACTGGAGTGACTCAGGGAACCCGTTATTGATCAAAACGTAAAGTTTTTGTTTTCGATCATTTTTTATTCTTGCACGATGTGAAGCAATGATCTCAATCGCCTTTGTCATTAGGAACGGGAGTGAGTCAATATATAGCGGGAATGAAATGATAATTGCATCAGCTTGGTCCACAGCGGCACAGAGCGTACTGCGCCCCTTGGAATCTTGTATGTCCTCGGTAAGGCACAGTGACTCAGTTTCCCATTTGTGCCGAACAAGCCTTTTTAGCAGATGTTCTCCTAGGACAGCGGAGGTACAGGAATCTTTGCGTTTTGGACTACCGATAATGAGCAGTGCCCTGCCGGTATTTGGTGGGGTTTCTGGTTTGGCAACGGTAGCGGGCGGCAGCAATAGGGCAAGTTCATTACCCCAAGGCAGTCGATCTGTTCTGGCGAGCAGTTCTCGGAAGCGAGCGCGAAGGGTTTCCGGGGAAGCCGATTCGCTGACAATTTCTGCGGTATAATCCACATCGGCGTTTATCGCGTTCCTCCCGACAAGTGTTTTGAAACAACGGCGAACCTCTTCTCGGGGCCGAGGGTGAATTCCAATTCCAACAAAACGGGGACGCAGCAGATAGCGCGGAGGATGGTGCGTCTCATCGTGCTTCGTTTTTTTAAAGAATGGGAGAGCGACCGGCAGCAGACGGTCCACGATTTTTTTTAGCTCGGATGAATAGCCCCCGAAGACAACCGGTGTAATGAGAATGACCGTATCGCTGTTGATGAATTTTTCAAGGATATCGTTTCCGGCATCAACATAAATGCATTTGCCGGGTGTTTTTGTCCAGCATTGAAAACAGCCGATACAGTGATTGATTTTTATGTCCTTCAACTTGATTCTTTCTGCTTTCGTTCCGTTATCCTGCAACAAAAAATCGGCCAGAAGATTGCATATTGAATCAAGATTTCCGTCTTCAGCGCGTGTTCCGTCCAAAATTAGTGTTTTCTGTCGTGACATTTCGTCTGTTACTCCCATGTTACAACACAGTTTCGACCGAGTTCCTTAACTCTATATAATGCCTTATCCGCATTCTCCACCAGTTCGGTTCTATCGTTCCCAGCCAGTTCCGCTACACCGATACTGACGGTGATGTGCAATATATCTTTTCCGTTGTCGCTCTCATGAATGACTTTATTTTTATCGATAGTTCTATTTATTTTCTCTCCGATTCGCCCGGCCTCTTCTCTGCCGGTTTCAGGAAGAATGACCGCAAACTCATCCCCTCCGTAACGAGCCGCCACATCATGTTTGCGGATACTTTTTTTAATTTTTTGTGCTACTGTTTTTAAAACAATATCACCGATTTGATGCCCGAAAGTGTCGTTGAATGTTTTAAATTTATCTACATCAATAAGCAGTAAACTTAATTTTCCGTTGTTCCGCAGAGCTTCCTCAGTACTATGCAGGAGAAAATTGTCAAAATAGGCGCGATTATATATACCCGTCAAAGCGTCCATAACAGACTGCTTGAACAGACGGGCATTTTCTATGGAAACAGCGGCCTGACTGGAGATCAGCTCCAGAACCCATAGGTCTTCTCTGTTGAACAGACCACTGATCATCCGGTTGTCCAGATAAATGACTCCCAATAATGTATTTCTGTGCTGTATCGGCACACAAAGGACGGAGCGCATACCGTAGTTGATGACGCTTTCCTGTTCTCGAAAGATATTATCCGTAACCGCATCCTCTATTATCAAAGGGACTTTTTCCTGTTCCACTTTTTTGACAATACTACGACTTGTAAAAAAAGTATCGTCTTCCGGGCCGATACATTCTACATTTCTAGCCACTCTTACTTCCAGCTCTTTCAATCGATTGCTATCCTCAGGATAGAGAAACAATATACCCTTTTCTGCCCCGAGCAGCTCTATGGTTTTGTCCATGATTTTTTCCAGCAGCTCGTCTAGGTCCAGGATAGAACTGAGGTAGCGACTGGTTTCCAAGGCGGTCATAATTTTCCTTTCCGAACTGAATTGCAGTTGTGGTGTTGTTTCCTGTTCGTGAAAGGGCTCCTGCTCAAGTGAAAGTTGTTCTTTGATTCCCGCTATCGCGAGCGTTTTTTTATAGTCTGCTTTTGCCCCAATATCCTTAAACAGGTTCTGGGCCTCCGCAAGATATTTCTTCGCCTTCTCTCGATGATCGGGGACAGTGTCCTGGATTAGGAAAGAACCTGATTCCATAAGGATATATCCGAGACGATATGCATCCTCGGTTTGTTCACGCAGAAATTGTATGCCGGTTTTCCAATAACGGATAGCTTCGTTCTTTTTGCCGACAAGCCAGAAGTACGTACCATTTACTTGGTACGCCCATCCGGCTATGAACTTAAATCGTTTGCTTCTTCGTAACGCATTATGGCAGAACCAGCGTGCTCGTTTGAAATATTTTCGCTGCTGTTGGTCTGAAAGGTTGTTGATGTTACGCAGACTGTCGAGATATCCTTGGGCACAGGCAGGGAATAGCTCTAATGTCCACGAACCATAACTATAATGGGTCGGTATCAGCTTAAAGGTCTCTTCAGCAGCTTGGAGAGTATTATGATACTCTCCTTTTCGTGAGTATACCGAAGTGAGCATTGACGTACCGAAAAGGAAGTTTGCCTTGTCATTTGTTTGATCCAGAAGTAAAATAGCCCTCTTCATTTCTTCGATGATAGCGTCACCCACTTCTTCCATTAATGCAAGCGATTTTCCACGTAACAACATTGCCCAACCCAGATTTTGCAGTGCTTGCGTTTCTTTTGCCAGTGTCAGGAATTCTTCACTGACCGAAATAGCTTCATTTAATCTTCCTGTTATTATATTGTATTGAATATTAAATACATAACCTGCGCCAAGATCCCAGTATTCTCCTAGCCCTTTAAGCATCCAGATGCCTTTTTGAGAATATTTCAAACCTTCCTGGGTGTTGTTGCACATAAAGTGAACAACGCTTAAGCTGAAATATGCACTTCCTTCCAGTAACTTGTCGCCGGTTTCAAGGGTCATCTTCAGGCCTTTCCGTGCATCTCTCAGTGCCCTGGTACTCCAAGAGAGCAAGGACCATATAATCCCTCCGAGAATATAGCCATAGGTCAACTCCGAACAGGGGCCTGCTCGTTCCGCCAGATTTAATGACTTGAGATGGCAGTACATACCTTTTTTCATGTCATTAAAAGAATATCCCCGGTAAAGTTTGTTCAGCATACGCAACGATGTAATATTATATGGATTGCTGCAGGGGGTGTGCCGAAGGAACAAATTTGGCAACCATGTATGCAGCATCTGCCGTGCAAATTCTACCGCTATGTGCAGGTTGACCGACAATTCACTTTGAGGAATTCTTATTCCGACCAGCCTTAGGGCCTGCTCCAGGATATGAAAGCTGTTTTCCAGTTCTCCCTTTTCAAATAATGTATCGCCTATTTTGCTGAGAATTCTACTTTTACTAATAGGATCGGTTTCAGGGATGAGAGTATTAGATAAATTGAGTATCTCAAGAGATTTCTGAAATTTGCCGATCATTCTGTAGCTTTCCCCGAGATTTTCCAGGAGATTGATGTACAGTGCCGAGCTGACATTATTTTTTTCGAATATCTCCTGCGCATAGATGTAATAAACTATCGCATCCTGACAGGCATACGTTTCTTTTGCCTTTTCTCCGGCCCTGATCGCATAGTCCAGCCCCTTTTCCTCATCACCGCCTTCCATCAGGTGATAGGTTAATTCAAAGAGTATCTCCTCCTCCTTACCCTTGTACTGCTTCAACAGGAATCGGCTGATTTGCAAATGATATTTTGATCTCTCCTGCTCGGATATCTTTGCAAGAAACGCCTCTCTTATGCGATCATGGGCAAAGTACACCGATCCTCTGTCGCTGAGCGAATACTCCAGCAGGTTTCTTTTGACAGCCTGATCTATCAGATTCATGATAGTCATGGAGTCTTTTTCTATCAGCCTGTAGAGCAGGTAAAGCTTGAACTCCTTACCAATGACAGCACTTATTTTGAGCAGATGTTCCAGTTCCTCTGGCAGGGCCTTGGTCCGTAGTAACAACATATCAACAATGTTGTTTGGCAGATTTAGAGTGTTTATTTTTTTTTGGTCAATTCTGCAAACACCCTGCTCGCGAATAATCGCGTGTTGCTCGACAATTTCTTTGAGCAGGGTAATGGTGAAAAACGGGTTTCCTTCGGTTTTCTCTGCGAGATATTTTGCAACATCATGGACATGATCGTTTTTTTCCTTGAGCAGGTTCGCCACCATGTTCACGACCCTGTCCCCAGTAAGGGGCTTCATCTGTATATCGGTTAGAATATCCCCTTGGATGTCCGTTTTCTCCTTTATTTTGCTCAGAGCATGCTGTTCATCTACCTCATTACTTCTGTAGGTTCCGAGGATCAGCAGATTGGATGTCCGGATATGGGTTCCTATGTGTTCCAACAGGCGCAGGCTCCCTTCGTCAGCCCATTGTAGATCATCTAAAAAGAGAATGCCGACCTGATCTTCCCGAACAAGATTACAGATAAAATGGGAGGCTGTTATGATAAACCTGATGTTTTCTTTTTCCGGATCCAATGTGGGCAGATCAGGCACTGGTCCCAACAGCTCTTCCAGGTTGGGATTCAGTTTCATGAGGACAGCACCGAGTTCTCCGGCCAATGCCCGTATTCTTTTTGTTTCTTTCTCTCTTTCCTGTACACCTGCTCTGTTTGTTTTTTGAATAAATTCATCTAGAGCATGACTAAAGGACTGGTACGGAATTTTGTTTTCCCTATCTATACAATGGCTCTCGAAAAATACTTCACCCTTGGTATAACCACGGAGATAAACATATTCCTTGATTGCTTTAACCAATCTGGTCTTTCCGACTCCGGGTTCTCCTCCGATAAGACAGATGCCCCCCTGTTTGCGTGCGGCCCTGTTGATCAGTTTTTTTATTTGGGTCAGTTCATTCTCTCTGCCCACAAGTTTGGTCTGATAGGTGAGCCGTAGCTCGTTCCGGTCCTTCTCCCCTATGACAAAGTCCTGGTCGCCTTGTAAAAATTTTTCAATATCATAAAGGAGTCCTTTGGCACTCTGATATCGTTCGTCCTGGTCCTTGGCCAGTAGCCGGTTGACCATATGGACGATTACGTCGGGCAGGTGAGGATTCAACTTATGCAGGGGCGCAGCTTTCATGGCCGCGATCTGGTGAAGCAACTCCGCTGTGTTGGAAGATTGGAAGGGGAGGCGTCTCGTCAGCAGGTAATAAAGAATTACTCCGACGGAATAAAGATCACTTCGTTCGTCAAGCTGCTTGCGTATGATACCGGTCGCCTCTGGTGACATATACGCAAAGGTTCCTGACATATCATGTTCTTTGTCAAAATCACTCAGCTCCATGATATGGGCTAGGCCGAAATCGAGCAGCTTTATTTCAGGTTGCCCCATTGCGCTGTTCACTACAAAGATATTACTTGGTTTGACATCCCGATGAATAATATTATGAGAATGAACACAGTCCAGAGCTTCGGCAACTTTACCGATAAGGGCAAAGGCTTCATTTGTGTTGAATTTGGTACTTTTTTTCAACAAGCCTGCTAGGCTGTCTCCTTCCAGCACCTCCGTGACCAAGTAGGGTATGCCGTTATAATCTCCCGTATCATGGAATTTAATAATATTAGGATGATCAAGTTTGCTGACCACCTTGACTTCGTTTCTGAACTTAACGACCAATTCAAGATAAGGGAGTGTATTGACGGGGTTCAGAAATTTGAGCGCAACTTCTTTGGCATCTTCTTTATCTAGGGCACGATACACCACAGACATCCCACCCTTGCCGAGTTTCTTCAGGATGAGGTACCTGTTGTCAACCAGTTCATTTATTTGCAACGTATTCGGCATGATGCTTTGCAGTGTTATTATCCTATTCTGAGAATGACTGTTTTGATCAAGTCAATAAACAGTTTAATCTGCGTTGTAGAGAAAGAATGGTAGCTTGAGGCGTATCGATAAACAGTATATTATGAACTCCAGAGGGTAACTAAACATAAATTTGTCTGTTTTTCATTATGAATATCAGAGATGCAGGAAAAACCATATGGTTAGCCAGATCCAGGGTAGAGGGGAGTATACAACTTTATTGGCAGAGTCGAGAAAAAGGATTTCACAGTAGGAAGGATTGTTTGTCGAGGTGCATAAGGTTGTTCATTACGTGTGACTATGTTATTCTAGCCTAACATCGGAGAACAGTGCCGGAAACATATTACTATGCAATCATTTTCATATGAAGATATATAACACACTGACACGAAAAAAGGAAATCTTCTTCCCACGTGAAGAAGGCCATGTCCGGCTTTATGTCTGCGGGATAACCTCTTACGATTATTGCCATATCGGGCATGCCCGCTCGGTCCTAGTCTTTGATATGGTGGTCCGTTACTTGCGCTATCGCGGATACAAAGTTACTTTTGTACGTAACTTTACAGATATCGACGATAAAATCATTGCCAGAGCTGCTGAACAAGGAGTTGATTCCGGTCAGCTTGCAGAGCGATTTATTCATGAATTTTATACGGACATGGATGCACTCGGGGTGCTTAGGGCTGATATCGAGCCAAAGGCCACAGAGCATATCCAGGAGATGATTGATCTGGTTCAGGATCTTATCGAGAAAGGACTTGCCTATCCTGCTGGCGGGGATGTCTATTATCGGGTACGGAAGTTTGCTGACTACGGAACCCTTTCTGGACGGAAACTGGAAGACATGCAGGCTGGTGCCCGGATAGACGTCAATGAGCAGAAGGAAGATCCTATGGATTTTGTTCTCTGGAAGGGAGCAAAGCCTGGGGAGCCCAAATGGGCGAGCCCTTGGGGCGAGGGGCGTCCAGGCTGGCATATTGAATGTTCTGCTATGAGCCGTAAGTACCTCGGGGAGAATTTTGATATCCACGGTGGCGGCAAGGATCTGATTTTTCCCCATCATGAAAATGAGCTGGCCCAGTCTGTTGGTGCCAATGAGTGCTCCTTTGCCAATCTCTGGATGCACCACGGCTTTGTCACGATCAAGGATGAAAAGATGTCCAAGTCCTTGGGAAATTTTTTAACGATCCGTGACGTGCTCAGGGAATATCCGGCAGAAACTTTGCGGCTTTTTATCTTCTCCACCCAGTATCGTAATCCCTTGGATTTCAGCGAGACTGCCTTGCAGGATGCCCAAATCGGTCTGGACAGGATGTATGATTGCTTGGCCGAAATTACCGGGCTTGTTCAAGCAGCAGATGCCGATCTAGGTGGTACTGATGCAGTGGCCCCGGTGATCGGGCAGAAAGATCGGAAGAAGATCGCGTCATTGCAACAGCGTTTTGAGGCGGCAATGGATAATGATTTCAATACGGCTCAAGCCCTGGGGCATCTTTTTGACGGAGTCAAGGTGTTAAACAAGGCATGCAGGCTGCTGGACTCACAGCAAGCTGCTGTTGAGGACTTGGAGCTTCTTCAGCAGGCCGGAGCGACTTTTCAGGACTTGGCTGGGTTGCTCGGTGTGCTGCAACAAGACCCGGTGCAGTACCTCCAGGATAAAAAAGATACGCTCTTAGCCTCGCTCACCCTGTCTGAGGAAGAGATCAACAGCTTCATCAAGGAGAGGAATGCGGCTCGGGAGAAGAAAGACTGGGCTGCAAGCGATGCAGTTCGGGATAAGCTGCTGGTGCATAATGTGGAGTTGCACGATGGCCCGTACGGAACAACTTGGGATGTGAAGGCATAGGGTTTGCAGGGGGCGATCCTTGTGATCGCCCTTTCATGCCTTATTTCCTCAACGCATCCTCATGGGCCAGGAACCAGGCATAGGTATCTGCTATACCCTGCTTCAGGGTTATCTGGCTGCTCCAGCCTAGGGCTGAGAGCCTGGAGACATCAAGGAACTTTCTCGGTGTGCCGTCCGGCATGTTCTTATTATAGCGCACAGCTCCTTCGTAGCCCACCGCCTCGGCCACAAGGCGGGCCAGCTCGGCAATGCTTACCTCTTCTCCTGACCCTACATTGACGATAGCAGGATCATCGTACTTTTTCATCAGGAAGATACAGGCTGCTGCAAGGTCGTCCACATGCAGGAATTCCCGTTTGGGTGTGCCTGTTCCCCAGATCTCTACCTCAGACAGACCTTGGACCTTGGCCTCATGGAATTTGCGGATCAGGGCGGGCAGGACATGGGAATTTCGGAGATCAAAATTATCTCCGGGCCCGTACAGGTTGGTGGGCATCAGGCTGATAGCATTGAAGCCGTGCTGCTTATGGTAGGCTTGACACATCTTAATACCCGCGATCTTGGCAATGGCATACCACTCATTGGTGGGTTCCAGTTCGCCGGTGAGCAGATGTGCTTCCTGCATGGGTTGGGGCGCAAACTTAGGATAGATGCAGGAGGAACCAAGGAAGAGCAGCTTTTTGCTTCCGCATTGATAGGCCGCATCAATGATGTTGGTCTGGATCAGGAGGTTGTCGCGGATAAAGTCGGCAGGCAGGCTGTCATTGGCATGGATACCGCCGACCTTGGCTGCCGAGAGAAAGACATAGTCTGGCTGCTTGTCGGCAAAGAAGGCACGGACAGCAGCTTGATCGGTCAGATTCAGTTCGGCATGGGTGCGGGTCAGGATCTTGGTGCAGCCCTGTTGCTCTAGGGCGCGGCAGATGGCAGAACCCACCAGACCCCGGTGGCCTGCAACATAGATCACTGCATCGGTAAGGGGGGAAGAAGGAGCTGTGGGCATAATGGTTATAAGGGTAAGGGTTATTTGCCTTGCCTAGTGCTTTGTAAGATCTATATTGATTGTTACGGGACAGGCAGGCAAGGAGCTGTGTTGTCTGCTTCTGTGCCGAGAGTAAGGGGTGGATGTAGATTATAACATGCGTGGCAGAGCCTCTCAATACATGATCCAGGGACAGGTAGCCCAAATGTTATTGTTGTAGATATCTTCAAGGAGAGGATGCGGCAGAGGTATGGCATTGCGATGGGCCAGGGTGAAAAGAGTGCGCAACAACTCCTTATCCATCTGTACGGGGTGCTCCTCAGCACCTGACTGCTTTGCCTTCCAGAACGAGATGGCAATGTACGGTTCCTCTGCATCGGTAATCTGGTTATCAAGCATCTGTTTGGCTTGGTCGTAGACATCAGTAAAATTGAACGTCCCTTTTTTCACTTCTTTGTACCATTCTCCTGTGCCGAATCCATACCGTCCTGAACCATCCTTTCGTACGGTCACTTCCCAGCCGTCCTCCACGCGCAGGCAAACCGAACGGCATTGCCTTTTCGACGGGATGCATGCTATAAGAGCAATACATACAAAAAGAGAAACACATAATTTCATTTTATGCTGTTGGATCAGAACAGACCTGCCAGTTCGGCAAGGCTTTTCACAAACTGTCCGTAGCCTTTATCAATATAGAGACCTATCTGGGCGATCAGGGAGTAGGCCAGGGCGAACTGAGCCAAAGCGAAGCCAGCCAGAGTGAACTGACTGACCGAGATCAGGCCGATGCCGAATTGCGATATCGTAAGAATCCCGCAGGCGAATTGCCCTACGGCAATGATGCCCCTTGCTGGCCTCGGACATCGGTTCGCGCTGAACTTGAAGGAGATATGCAACCAGGGAAGTCCCATCAGGGTTGCCTTGGATTTGTACTCAAAGCCCCAGCCGCTCCAGAGTTCTCTTCCTGGAAAGGGAGCTCCGCATTGCGGGCAGGTCATTGCCTGTTCAGATACGGTATGGCGGCAGTCTCGGCAGGGTTTCATAGGTTTACTCCGAAATCAGGGGCAGCATTGCTCTCTGTTCCGATGCAGCCTCGCAGGTCGCAGCGATGCAGGAGTCGACATCTGCATATCATAACGAAAACCCGCAACTTGTTCAATGAGAAGTTTAAAAGGCAGGGGCAAAGCAGGAGGATGCGACAATCTCTTCCTTTCTGTATAAAGTATAGACATAATACATGATCGGGCGTATTATGGATGTGCTGGTTCAGGCAGGAGATTTTTTGCCCATGGTCCACCTCTGCATGGGGTGGTTTTCTCGATTATAATTATAAAGGAGGTTGTTCCATGAAGCAGTACATCACCTTATTTCTCGGTTGCTGCGCAATCCTTATTTTGAGTGGGTGCAGTCTGATTACCCCGTCTGATAAAGATGTCTGTGGCGGATTTCGTGGTCAAGGCTGCCCGGCTGACCAATACTGTGCTTACCCTGAAGGGGCGAACTGCGGCAGGGCGGATATGACCGGTATCTGTGAGCCGAAGCCAGAGTTCTGTACTCAGGAATACATGCCTGTCTGTGGTTGCGATGGTAAGACCTACAGTAATGCCTGCATGGCATCCATGGCCGGAGTCTCTGTCGATTATAACAGACAATGCGGCGGGGAGCAGCAAGTGTGCGGCGGAATTGCCGGACTCATGTGCCCGGAGGGAATGCAATGTGTTGACGATCCCGGTGATGACTGTGATCCGGCCCACGGCGGTGCGGATTGCCTGGGGATTTGTCAGTAAGTTTGGCAGGCCATTCATTTCGAGTAGGGGCACGGCACGCCGTGTCCCCTACTTCCGCTCCCTGTTCAGAATATCCTCGGTAATATTTTTGTAGTTGATTTTCAAGCCGAACAGCTCCAAATCTCCTTCAACATACCTGTTCAGCTTCTTTATCAGGCCCGGCAGCCCTCCGTCCTTCCTTTCTCCATCAGCTAAAGCCAGCATCTTTTCGCCCTCACTTGGGTTGTCGAAATGCACACCGTCCAGCAGCTCCTGCACACTGTACGCCTTTTTCGTCCCTTTGGGGATAATCTTTTCCAGCCCCTGTTCCGCATAGTTCAGCAGGGTCTGGTAATCCTCGGTGATGTCAGGGTTGTCCGGCATCGGGATGCGTTCATCCACCTTCAGTCCTTCAAAGCCAGCATGAATCTCCCGCAGGGAGAGCCAAATCAGGGCCAGGTAGACTTTGCGCTCCCTGCCTGTGACCGTGATATGGATGCGCCGGGCCTCGTTGTCCGCCCGGACCACCGCCGTGGCCTCCAGCAGGGGATGCTCCAGCACAACCCCGGTGCGCCAGCGCAGCCTGTCTTTTATCTCCTTATGCCGCTTGACGATGAAGCGGGGCATGATGGAGGGGGGCAGGAAGTCCTTATACTCCAGCAGGAAACGGAGTGCATCCCGGTCATCAAAGGCGAACTCAGGTTCTGAGACCTCCAGCAGGTCCGGGATAAGCACCTCGCCGTCTTCCAGCTCGTAGCACAGCTCGAACTTGCGCATCAGCTCAATGAAATAGCCGTGATCCCGCCACTGGTAGCGGTAGGTATCGCCCTCTTCATACCGAAGAATCTCCCGCAGATCATCCTTGCGGAACAGCCCCTTGCGCTCGGCAATGGAAGGCGCATTGATAATCTTATACACGGCCTCGGTCACCCATTTGGGGTCCAGGACATGATTGTCGGCCAGATCGAACTCGGTAAAGTGGATGACAATGCCCAGATCGTGGAGAAAATCCACCAGCACCTGCTGGCTGATCTCACCCTTGACCCCGGCATCCCGGCACAGGGCCTCGCAGTCTTCATAGCTGATGCAGGGATCGTTCAGCTTCTCCAGCCGCTCCTTTGCCCGGAACCAGCTTTCCGGCCATTCATTGCGGGTCAGTGGCACTTTGCCCAGTTGCTCCTTCAGGGCCTGGCGGAAGTCCCGGATGCCGTTGCCGGTGGCGCAGGATGTGCGGAAGAAGTCCACGATAAAGGGGTATTTCTTCTTGAGGAAGGGGCGGTTGAGATCAAAGCCAGGATTGGTGTCGTACTTGTTGAGCACCACCAGCACCGGCGAACCGCCCCCGAAGGATTCGATGTAGCGCAGCCAGTACTCGGGCCGCTCGTCCCGCCTGCCGTCCAGCACCAGGACATAGAGACTGCGGCGGGACAGGAAAAACTGGTGGGTGGCGTGCATGATCTCCTGACCACCAAAGTCCCAGAGGTTGCAGCGCAGGGAGTGGTCAGCGGTGTCCAGCTGCCAGGGTTTAATGCGAATGCCGTGGGTGGTTTCCTCGTGGGCGTTGAACCGCTCCTCCCGGAGACAGCGGGTGAGGGAGGTCTTGCCTGATGCGCCTTCACCGACAAGGATGACCTTGACCTCGGAAACTGTGCGAGTGCCTTCTTCGGCAGAGGCAAAGTATTCGCGGATGGCTTCTATGCCTTGGACGGCGAGTTCGTAGGGTGGGGAGGTAAGGGGGGTGTCTTGAAGATTAAGCCCTTTTAAGTTGGTTAGTTGAAGTATTTCTGGGGACAAAGAGGTAAGCTGGTTATTCCCGAGACCAAGCTGAGTCAGGCTGGTCAACTGAAAGAGTTCAGGGGGTAGGGAGGTTAGTAGGTTGACGTCGAGACCAAGCCAACTCAGGTTGGTCAATTGATCGATTTTCGGGGAAAGGGAAGTTTGCTGGGTGAGGCGGAGGTCGAGAAAGGTCAGGCTGGTTAGCTGATAAAGTTCTGAAGGCAATCCTCCTAACGGGTTCCCAGCGAGGCCAAGTTCGGTGAGGTCAGTCAGTTGACCTATTTCCGGGGGTAGCCTGATCAGTTTGTTGCCCCAGAGGGAAAGTACGGTGAGTTTGGTTAGTTGAAAGAGTTCTGGTGGCAGAGAAGATAGTTGAAGATTGTTGAGTCCAAGTACAGCGAGATTGGTCATCTGAAAGAGTTCAGCCGGAAACTCGGTAAGTTGAATATTGCTAAGGTCAAGGTGGGTAAGATTGGTCAACTCAAAGAGTTGTGAGGGTAACTCGGTCAACCCTTGCCCTGCAAGGCTAAGCTCCGTTGCCCCAGTCTCCCCTGCCTCCTTGATCCTCCGCAATGCCTTGTCATACCCCATCGCCTGTTCCTCCTTTCCTGTTGTTACCCTTCGCCCAT includes:
- a CDS encoding GDP-L-fucose synthase is translated as MPTAPSSPLTDAVIYVAGHRGLVGSAICRALEQQGCTKILTRTHAELNLTDQAAVRAFFADKQPDYVFLSAAKVGGIHANDSLPADFIRDNLLIQTNIIDAAYQCGSKKLLFLGSSCIYPKFAPQPMQEAHLLTGELEPTNEWYAIAKIAGIKMCQAYHKQHGFNAISLMPTNLYGPGDNFDLRNSHVLPALIRKFHEAKVQGLSEVEIWGTGTPKREFLHVDDLAAACIFLMKKYDDPAIVNVGSGEEVSIAELARLVAEAVGYEGAVRYNKNMPDGTPRKFLDVSRLSALGWSSQITLKQGIADTYAWFLAHEDALRK
- a CDS encoding COR domain-containing protein, coding for MLPVGHGRRVTTGKEEQAMGYDKALRRIKEAGETGATELSLAGQGLTELPSQLFELTNLTHLDLSNIQLTEFPAELFQMTNLAVLGLNNLQLSSLPPELFQLTKLTVLSLWGNKLIRLPPEIGQLTDLTELGLAGNPLGGLPSELYQLTSLTFLDLRLTQQTSLSPKIDQLTNLSWLGLDVNLLTSLPPELFQLTSLTQLGLGNNQLTSLSPEILQLTNLKGLNLQDTPLTSPPYELAVQGIEAIREYFASAEEGTRTVSEVKVILVGEGASGKTSLTRCLREERFNAHEETTHGIRIKPWQLDTADHSLRCNLWDFGGQEIMHATHQFFLSRRSLYVLVLDGRRDERPEYWLRYIESFGGGSPVLVVLNKYDTNPGFDLNRPFLKKKYPFIVDFFRTSCATGNGIRDFRQALKEQLGKVPLTRNEWPESWFRAKERLEKLNDPCISYEDCEALCRDAGVKGEISQQVLVDFLHDLGIVIHFTEFDLADNHVLDPKWVTEAVYKIINAPSIAERKGLFRKDDLREILRYEEGDTYRYQWRDHGYFIELMRKFELCYELEDGEVLIPDLLEVSEPEFAFDDRDALRFLLEYKDFLPPSIMPRFIVKRHKEIKDRLRWRTGVVLEHPLLEATAVVRADNEARRIHITVTGRERKVYLALIWLSLREIHAGFEGLKVDERIPMPDNPDITEDYQTLLNYAEQGLEKIIPKGTKKAYSVQELLDGVHFDNPSEGEKMLALADGERKDGGLPGLIKKLNRYVEGDLELFGLKINYKNITEDILNRERK